In Oncorhynchus kisutch isolate 150728-3 linkage group LG7, Okis_V2, whole genome shotgun sequence, one DNA window encodes the following:
- the LOC109894150 gene encoding large neutral amino acids transporter small subunit 3, translated as MNSLSPVFFFPLKTGNKPFTIDIDSFRDSRLKAAMAPSLAQAYRRRWWMAVTAVIENLLFSAVLLGWGSLLIMLKNEGFYSHLCIDNETVFSNISSWDSGIWHSCVDQEEMLNLGFTIGSFLLSAATLPLGILMDKYGPRPLRLLGSACFAFSCAMIAGAAYNPEVLSALIFIAVSFNGFGGICLTFTSLTLPNMFGNVRSTILSLMIGSYASSAVTFPGVKLIYDLGVSFRVIMWVWSGLAGLVFLNCFLNWPGESFPAPEDIRYTKEVKLSGMVMDDKVTGDRFYSHVTTVEEKMAAKQQEPDPSSEQLPTGEQTQGGPPFRSSVCSPIFLWSLITMAMTQLRIIFFMGAMNKMLEFLVTHGDPHPSKELLMEAEQQVGFYSSVFGSLQLLCLLTCPLIGYIMDWRMKECDVDQSQPEPPKRDRKIQKLTNAIRAFIITNVLLVTFGVIQMIDNLPVQIISFIVHTMVRGFVHSCAGGLYAAVYPSNHFGTLTGMQSMISALFALLQQPLFVIMVGHLGGDPYWINLSLLIASLAGFLLPGYLIYHRRNLMREKVECEREAANQSERETQTLRQPENGHTKNHTNGHLSN; from the exons agCAGCGATGGCTCCTTCTCTGGCCCAGGCCTACCGTAGGCGCTGGTGGATGGCGGTGACTGCGGTCATAGAGAACCTGCTGTTCTCTGCTGTGCTGCTGGGCTGGGGATCGCTACTCATCATGCTCAAGAACGAGGGCTTCTACTCACACCTCTGCATAG acAACGAGACAGTGTTCAGTAACATCAGTTCGTGGGACAGTGGTATCTGGCATAGCTGCGTGGACCAGGAAGAGATGTTGAATCTGGGCTTTACCATTGGCTCCTTCCTGCTGAGTGCAGCCACTCTGCCGCTAGGTATCCTGATGGACAAGTACGGGCCCCGCCCGCTCCGCCTCCTCGGCAG tgCGTGTTTTGCTTTCTCTTGTGCCATGATAGCTGGAGCTGCCTATAACCCCGAAG TACTCTCGGCCCTCATTTTCATCGCAGTCTCCTTCAACGGCTTCGGAGGAATCTGCCTCACCTTCACCTCCCTCACG ttGCCCAACATGTTTGGGAACGTGCGCTCCACTATCCTGTCTCTAATGATCGGCTCCTACGCCTCTTCAGCCGTCACCTTCCCTGGAGTCAAG CTGATCTATGATCTAGGTGTGTCCTTCAGGGTGATCATGTGGGTGTGGTCGGGGCTAGCCGGTCTCGTCTTCCTCAACTGCTTCCTCAATTGGCCGGGGGAGTCTTTCCCCGCACCGGAGGACATCCGCTACAC TAAGGAGGTGAAGCTGAGTGGCATGGTGATGGATGACAAGGTGACGGGGGACAGATTCTACAGTCATGTGACCACGGTGGAAGAGAAGATGGCTGCGAAGCAGCAGGAACCAGATCCCTCGTCAGAGCAGCTCCCAACTGGAGAACAGACACAGG GTGGCCCTCCTTTCCGTAGTTCAGTCTGCTCGCCCATCTTCTTGTGGAGTCTCATCACCATGGCGATGACCCAGCTACGCATCATCTTCTTTATGGGCGCCATGAACAAGATGCTGGAGTTCCTGGTTACCCACGGCGACCCACACC CCTCTAAGGAGCTATTGATGGAGGCAGAGCAACAAG TGGGTTTCTACTCGTCAGTGTTTGGCTCTCTGCAGCTGCTCTGCCTGCTCACCTGTCCTCTGATTGGCTACATCATGGACTGGAGGATGAAGGAGTGCGACGTAGACCagag CCAACCTGAACCCCCGAAGAGAGACAGGAAGATCCAGAAACTGACAAACGCCATCCGTGCTTTCATCATCACCAACGTTCTACTGGTCACCTTCGGAGTCATCCAGATGATAGACAACCTGCCTGTACAG atAATTTCCTTCATCGTCCACACCATGGTCAGGGGTTTCGTCCACTCCTGTGCCGGAGGactctatgctgctgt ATATCCATCCAATCACTTTGGGACATTGACGGGTATGCAGTCGATGATCAGCGCGCTATTCGCTCTCCTGCAGCAGCCTCTCTTCGTCATCATGGTGGGACACCTGGGAGGAGACCCCTACTGG ATCAACCTGAGCCTGCTCATTGCCTCATTGGCTGGATTCCTGTTGCCCGGATACCTGATCTATCACCGTAGGAACCTGATGCGAGAGAAGGTGGAGTGTGAGAGGGAGGCCGCTAACcaatcagaaagagagacacaaacCTTACGGCAACCAGAAAATGGCCATACCAAAAACCATACTAATGGACATCTCAGCAATTAA